From the Sphingobacteruim zhuxiongii genome, the window CAATTCATGGATTTCTTGTTGTGATTTTTGTTGTTCTACTCGTAGCATGTTGGCAGACATACAACTGGACTTTCAGTCGTGTTGCCAAATACTTTGTTTTAAGTTTAATTCCCGTTGTTTCCTTTTGGGTTGAGAAAGATCTTAAACGCGAAATTCAAGCACAGAAGGCAGCTTAATCGCGTTTCTTAACATCTCTTTCGATCCCCATATAAGCATAGGTGATTTCAGTTCTCCCATGTGGAACAGGATTTCCTTCTGGATCTAGATTTACAAATACTAATTTATCGATGGAAAGTATGGTTTTCCTGCTTATTTTATTGCGGACTTCACAGCGCATGGTAAGCGAGGTATTCCCAAAATGAATAGCTTCAATTCCTAATTCGATAATATCTCCTTGCTTTGCCGAAGAAACGAAATTGATTTCCGAAATATATTTGGTGACCACATGTGGGTTCCCCAACTGTACTATGGCGTAAATAACTGCTTCTTCGTCAATCCAGCGTAGTAAGGTGCCTCCGAATAAAGAACCGTTTGGGTTTAAGTCTTCCGGTTTAACCCATTTTCTTGTATAAAAATTCATAGGATAAATTAACACAAAAAAAAGGCAAACCTAAGTTTGCCTTTTCTATTTTTTGTACGTTTAAGCGTGAATCGCTCTATTTGAAGTAGCTGCTAATGCGGCTTCTTTTAATGCTTCCGTAAATGTTGGGTGAGCATGACAGATTCTACCGATATCTTCTGCAGAAGCACGGTATTCCATCGCTACAACCGCTTCAGCAATCATATCAGCAGCACGAGGACCAATCATATGAACGCCTAATACCTCATCTGTGTCAGCGTCTGCAAGAACTTTGATAAAACCATCTGTATCTCCAGATGCTTTCGCACGTCCAGATGCTTTGAATGAAAAACTTCCAGCTTTATATTTTTTACCAGCCTCTTTTAATTGCTCCTCAGTCTGACCAACAGAAGCAACTTCAGGCCATGTATAGACTACACCTGGAATCAAGTTGTAATCAATATGCGGTTTTTGTCCTACAATACGTTCTGCAACATAGGTACCCTCGTCTTCAGCTTTGTGAGCTAACATCGCACCACGAACAACATCACCAATTGCATATACGCCTTCTACTGAGGTTTCCATATGCTCGTTAACTGTGATTTTGTTTCCGCGTTCTTCAGTTTTAATACCGATGTTTTCTAGACCTAAACCTGCTGTATATGCTGTTCTACCAACTGCAACGATACAGTAATCTCCTTCTAATTCAACATTTTGTCCTTTAGCATCTTCAGCGGTTACTGTAACCTTCTTGCCTTTCGCTGTTGCACCGGTTACTTTGTGATTTAGGAAGAATTCCATGCCTAAGTTTTTCTTTAAGACACGTTGCAATTCTTTTCCTAATCCAGCGTCCATTGTTGCAATAATTGATTTTGCATATTCAACAACAGATACTTTTGCTCCTAAACGAGCGTATACTGAACCTAACTCTAATCCAATAACACCACCACCGATAACGATTAAATGTTTTGGAACTTCAGTTAAGTTTAATGCTTCTGTAGAAGTAATGATACGAGTTTTGTCTACTGGTAAGAAAGGTAGGGCTGTAGGTTTTGAACCTGTCGCGATAATAATGTTTTTACCTTTTAGTTCTTCTGTAGAACCATCTTCTTTTGTGATTTTGATGGTATTCTTATCAACGAATGATCCAATGCCTTGGAAACTGTCAATCTTGTTTTTCTTGAATAAGTAAGTAATACCTGCCGTATTTTGAGCGATCACGTCGTCTTTACGAGCGATCATCTTTTTCATGTCAAGTTTTAAGCTACTTAGGGAAATACCGTGTTGTTCAAAGTTATGAGCAGCATTATGATAATGCTCAGAAGAGTCCAATAATGCTTTTGAAGGAATACAACCCACATTTAAACAGGTACCACCAAATGTACTGTATTTTTCGATAACAGCAGTTTTCAAACCCAGTTGAGCACAACGGATAGCTGCAACATATCCACCTGGACCACTACCGATTACAATTACGTCGTATTGCATAGAAATTTTATTTGTTTAACGGTCTCAAATTTACTATTTATCTAACGATTTAACGAACGCAAATAAACATTTCCATTGGCAATCGTTTGTCTAATTAGCGATGTGATAAGCGCTTAGTAAGATCAGCGTTAATAAAAACGAAAAAAGCCCCGAGGGTATCGGGGCTTTTAATATGTTTGAAGCTAAATAATACTATTCAGCAACGATTTTACCTTGCATAATTCCGAAGTGTCCTGGGAAACTACAGATGTAAGAGTAAACACCTTTTTCTAACGTAACTGAAATCTTATCAGACTCACCTGGACCTAAAAGTTTTGAATGAGCTACGATTGAAGTAAGAGATGATTTAGGGATGTATTCGCTATCCGCAGCTGCAGAAGCTTCACTTCCAAATGTAGGGATATCGATACCTGGTTTCAAAATAACCAAGTTGTGTCCCATTGACTCTTTTGGCATTGAACCAACATTTTTTACTGTGATTTCTACAGCCTCGCCCGCTTTGACGCGAATCAAGTTAATGTTGTATTGCATTTGGTCATTTCCTTCAACTGTCCAAGTTTGCGATGATGTAACGTTTTCAATTCCTGGAACTGTTTCTTCTGTAGTTGTTGCAGGAGCTTCTGTTGGAGTGGTTTCGGTAGATGTAGTCTCCTCTTTCTTCTCTGCATTATTTCCGCAAGAAGAAACCGCAATCGCTAAAGCTAGTGCAGGAGCTAAAATTAATTTTTTCATAACTGAACTTTAAATTTAATATCTCCGAATTTACTACAAATAATTTATTTAAACGAGTGTTAGTCTTTGAAATACCTTACTATTTAAGAATTTATCTTTGCTGACACATCAAC encodes:
- a CDS encoding azurin encodes the protein MKKLILAPALALAIAVSSCGNNAEKKEETTSTETTPTEAPATTTEETVPGIENVTSSQTWTVEGNDQMQYNINLIRVKAGEAVEITVKNVGSMPKESMGHNLVILKPGIDIPTFGSEASAAADSEYIPKSSLTSIVAHSKLLGPGESDKISVTLEKGVYSYICSFPGHFGIMQGKIVAE
- a CDS encoding DUF3817 domain-containing protein; its protein translation is MLRIFQQVALWEAISTILLFFVAMPLKYLANIPEAVRVAGSIHGFLVVIFVVLLVACWQTYNWTFSRVAKYFVLSLIPVVSFWVEKDLKREIQAQKAA
- a CDS encoding acyl-CoA thioesterase is translated as MNFYTRKWVKPEDLNPNGSLFGGTLLRWIDEEAVIYAIVQLGNPHVVTKYISEINFVSSAKQGDIIELGIEAIHFGNTSLTMRCEVRNKISRKTILSIDKLVFVNLDPEGNPVPHGRTEITYAYMGIERDVKKRD
- the lpdA gene encoding dihydrolipoyl dehydrogenase; this encodes MQYDVIVIGSGPGGYVAAIRCAQLGLKTAVIEKYSTFGGTCLNVGCIPSKALLDSSEHYHNAAHNFEQHGISLSSLKLDMKKMIARKDDVIAQNTAGITYLFKKNKIDSFQGIGSFVDKNTIKITKEDGSTEELKGKNIIIATGSKPTALPFLPVDKTRIITSTEALNLTEVPKHLIVIGGGVIGLELGSVYARLGAKVSVVEYAKSIIATMDAGLGKELQRVLKKNLGMEFFLNHKVTGATAKGKKVTVTAEDAKGQNVELEGDYCIVAVGRTAYTAGLGLENIGIKTEERGNKITVNEHMETSVEGVYAIGDVVRGAMLAHKAEDEGTYVAERIVGQKPHIDYNLIPGVVYTWPEVASVGQTEEQLKEAGKKYKAGSFSFKASGRAKASGDTDGFIKVLADADTDEVLGVHMIGPRAADMIAEAVVAMEYRASAEDIGRICHAHPTFTEALKEAALAATSNRAIHA